CAGCGGATCCTTCCCTGTTTTATTACTCTGCAGTGGAGTTTGCCTCCAGTCAGAGCAGTTGAGGGAGGAGATTTGAAGGAGGGTGGGACAGGAGGAGTCACCTgtcaaaagagaaagagaccgGACAGCGTCTCACCACCACTACAAGCTGACCCGCCTCACAGAATATACGCTTCTATCTAATGTCCATCTGGTGACTGGAGGGATTAATATGGGTGGTAATATAAGTCAGAAGAAGGGCAGCGGGCGAGCCAGCGCGAGGAGTCACACCCACAGCGTCACGTGAGTCAAATTCCTCACCTGTGTAGTGCTGattttacagagaaaacagGTCTGCATTTCTGCGTTGTGTTCAGCTGTACCTGTCTGAACTGACGAGCACATATTTGTGAACATATATGGAGTTATAGTCTTACAGTAGCAGTGACAAGAAGAAACACGCAACTGTTTTTCCATTTGGTGACAGATCGGCCTCGGTGAAGAGCGCACACttgcaaacacatgcaaataTTCACACACCCGCACTGTTAACCCACAGATAAGACTGCAGACGGACGGCCTCACATGCGTACGTGTGCGTCCGTGTCCATTTTCCCCACTTATGACAATAATCAGAGGCAAAATGTTGATAATGTTCAAACTTTTATGTGCACCACTGGTTTGGTTTTGTGGAGACACCGACACCAAGTTGGGAGTGGTTTTACATGATCAGTTACAGTCCGGTCTAAACCGACCTGTTGTTTAATCATAACATGATCTCACCCTGAGAAATATAGCTCATTGTCAATATTTGCTGGAGGCAATTTGTGTGCTGTGTGATTGGTGAGGCATGACTTCAGACACACTGGGCCGTGAAACAagcgctgctgctctgcagctTTCTTTGAGACTGTTCAGAACACACAGTTCACTtatggaataaaaacacattctaCAACCACCGATAGTTACATTTACAAATGATGTTAATGCACAGCAGTGGACAGCTGGTTGACAGCGTTTTACAAAGAGTCCTGGTGAAATCCCGGCTTCGCGACAGTTGCGAGCAGAGAAATAGACTTTGCTTTCTGTCCTCAGCGAGGAATCTCATGAAAATAGTGTTGTTCAGGCAGTAGAGAGAGACACATAAAAACCTCAGTTTATTCTCAGTCATTCTTAACTTTGGTCGTTTGTATCAACccctgcttgtgtgtttggggtCTCGGTCTCTTCTCCTTTGACCCAGGCTTTGGGTGACTTGTTCTTCTGTTGGTTGGGTGACAGCAGGTCCGGCTGGCATGAATCCGCAAATCTCTCTCGTGCTTTCTCCCAGTTCTTTTGGGACTTTGATTTGGTCACAGAGACGCTGTCTAAAGACATGGTGGCGCCGGCCCCCAAACCGGACTGCGACTTTCGGATTTTCAATTGAATCTGTGGTGAAAGAAATAAGGAAGAAATCAAAATCATTGTATTGCAACATGTTTTAGTTGATGCAGAACCTGCAAAGAGGACATCCACAGGTCGTCTTACCGGGTCTCTCATCCCAGTTCCTTCTTTACCCAGTCCCTCCCCTTTCTTCCAGCCCATCTTTTCCAGCATTTTCCGTCCTTTGTTGACTTCGCTGATCTCCCTTTGAGAAGACAAAGACATATTACTTGGTTACTAATTCATCCATCGTTGTCTTTCTTAAGCGATTAGTCCAGAGCAAATACACTTACTGATGAACAGAAGCCGGTGCGTCGTCCCGTTGGAAAACACCCTCGCTGCCCACTGTCTGCCGCCGAGACTCTGCTCGATCCTGGTATCTGGGGTTCTTGAGAGCTTTGGCCTCCTCAAACTCACTGCTCTGTTTATGCAAAGACAACCGGGAGGTGAGAGGGCATaaagagaggaggagctcaACTGGCTGGTGCCAAGTCTTGATACCACTCACCTGCAGGCCGTATTTAGCCTTCAtctgcttcagctctttttgcCTCAGTGCTTCTTTATCCTCTTTGGTGAGACTCGGGCCTTTGGGGAGAATACAGCGTAAAAACTCAAATTATTTTCTTCGCATCTCTTCAAACATGATGAGGTTAAAGAGCCCAACTAATGAGTGCAATGTCGCATGGAGGTTTTGCTCGAGGAGaaaaaaggtttattaaatacttttaacaAGTTTAGGCTTCCATGACTctatacaaacaaaaagaggTGCTCTGTGGATGTGCCTCCGCTCCAGTTGGCTCACCTGtagtctcctctctcctgtgcTTGCTGAGGTGAGCCATCACCTGACCAGGCTCACAGCCGTCGCAGGTATCTGTCCCCGAGTGGATGTGAAAAGACAGCACAGTGTCTCCCATCTTCACCTCATCGCCGTGCATCAGTGCGTGTGGCTCACATTTGGTTTTGGGCTGAAGAAACATTGATTGATAACGTCAAAGCTTGAATTTACCGTTCTATTTAGAGGCGACAGCCAAGAGACAAAATGTTGACCTGCAAGATCCTGTTGCCGTTAATGACTGTTCCATTCTGGCTTCCCTGGTCCACCAGCATGTAGGCCTGCTGCTCCTGGTCAAAGTATACCTCTGCATGGAGCTGGAAGCAAACACCGTTCAGTTAGGGACATCAAATACACAAGTAAATTATAAAGAACTggacagaaatttaaaaaaatggtgaGTGGTACCTTGCTGACTCCCATTTCTGGTATTCTGATTGCATGGTCCATGTCCTTCTCTCTGAAACATAAGGACAGCAGGttgtgttgtttgtgacttACAGAGACGTCACATACAGTCTCTCAAAGGGGTATCTTTCAATTAATGTACCTCAGGACAATCAAACCCTTCTAAAACAACGTACATTACGACGGTTTCATGTCATGTTTTCGGGCGACAAGGCAACGGTTCACTAACCTGCCCATGGTGGCTGTAGAGTCGGCCGTTATGATGAACAGAGTGCCCACCTGCAGCACCGGGGATCGGACCACCGTCACTCTTACACAGGGCGGCCAAATGTCTTTGACTGCAACGAAAAGAAACCTGTGGCATTGTCAAAGGAACATGGCAGCCACAAGCGTTGGCAACTAATAACAGCATATGATCtcaagaacacaaacaaaagtaaAGATTCAACATTTACCCAAGACCTAAATTTggcttgtttttcctctcaccttcatgaccatgagtcTCCATTTCTGACTCTGGGCTTTCCTTGGAGctggaagatgaggaggacgagggagtgGACTCCCACTCCTCTTTCTCAGACTCTGTGATCTCACCCTCCTCTGGTTCACTGTTCCCCTCAGAGTCATCGCTTCGAGTCggactctttttcttcttcgctTTTTTCGATTTggatttcctccttttcctccttgaTCGATCCTTATCACCTTTGTGTGAATCggttttctgcttcttcctctttgatGAGGATTTTtcactctcctctctgtgtttgGAATATTTCTTTCTACGTGGAGACACATCTGGACTGTGGGACTTTCGTTTCAATTTGGTGGTCCTTTTTGTGGTTTGCCTTTCAACCCActcagtttcttcttcttccaactTTACCTCATCCAAGATGAGTTCCTGCCATCGGACAGTTAACAGTGAGATTACCATCTGCAGTGAAGTTCACTGACAGGGCAAACTGGCTTTGTAGATCCCCTTTTTCTTGTCATTATCTGGTACAGATTTGTATATGGTCTCAGTCTTCAAAGACAATCCACTGAAGTCCACCAAATGACACTATTCGATTATAGGGTCCGTTTCACAAGTTTACTTTCTTGGTTGGGCCATTACACAATATTGTGTTCAAATAACCTCACTCACTTTAAGGCTGGTTGAACAAATGAACGTGAAAACTCACAGTCAATGTTTTTCAAAGGTATTGTTGTAACTAACCAAAAAAGCCACATTCCTTGGAACGATTTGAGTGTTATGTTAGTTAGGATTTTTCCTATTGAAACTACTTTGAACAATTGCTTTGTTGGAATTAAAGGGCGTACCTCTTTCGGAAGCAGTATTCCAGCAAGAAGAAATCTTCATTTTAGCCAATGAGTAAGCCACCTCTTGCACCTAAGCCAAAGGGTAATCATTTAGAAATCTAAcctcaacttaaaaaaaataattaaaaagagcATTTGAAGACTGAGATCAATAGATTCATGACTATTTGAATCATACAGGTTTTTAAAGGGAACTACAAAGTCAAAAGCCAGCTGTCAACCACAAAGcatgaaatgtattcatgttgcGCTTGGGTGAAAAATCCAGGTGTTACATACCTTATCATTCTGGCGGGATGTTTTCTTGGACCCTTTCTTCAACTTTTTGCCCTTCTTTTCAGCAGTGCTCTTGTCATAGGAAGGCTCTTCAGCAGTTTGTACAGCCGCCACCTCAATCTTGGAATGAAATTGGTATCGTCCACTCTCTGCATCAAAGCAGTAGTATATGCCTGTGTTGGCATCATAGTACAACTGACTGGCCTGCGGGACATTCAAAACATGCACAGGATCAACAGACGTGTACACAATGACTGTCAGAGAAAAATAGTAATTGCTGAATGAATTACTCTATAGACTTAATTTGACTAACCGAGTCGTAGTAGAAGCCTGTGCTATGGTCATAGTACAGACCGGTTGTCTCATCGAAGACAAACCCAGTTTGTGTCATGGCCTCTTCGGCGGTGGCCCTCAACATATCAGCTATGGATCCTCCATTATCCTCCTGGAAAAGATAATGCTACTCATTAAATCATAATGTAAACTCCAATGTAAAGTTAATTTATCAATTCACATCAACAACACAGGATGTGGGACTAGGGTTAATACAATTAGCCCATTAATTAAGTTGAACAATCACTTGCAATGCTAATACggattttttattcattaagaAAGAAACCGTGACTTCCACTACTTCAAGTAACTTCTTAAAATACAACAAACTTTTTAATAAAGCAAACCTCTGTTGTTATTGCAACACTGTCATCATGGTTAGCATTAGCAGGTGCTGCTTCAATCGGGGTTGAAGCCTCACTGCCATTCACTGCATCCACAGCTGCTACTGCGTTCAGGCCA
The Gasterosteus aculeatus chromosome 17, fGasAcu3.hap1.1, whole genome shotgun sequence DNA segment above includes these coding regions:
- the aggf1 gene encoding angiogenic factor with G patch and FHA domains 1 isoform X1 is translated as MENDDGEKDSEESEETELRLKVESLKQDLHDCRAELMKLQKLLNQSERLQRNTESYNEDLRKQVDQLSAEIHERKKKDQHRVDSETQTEEYEWTESDYYNYYYGGHSQDPEASDNKDGLNAVAAVDAVNGSEASTPIEAAPANANHDDSVAITTEEDNGGSIADMLRATAEEAMTQTGFVFDETTGLYYDHSTGFYYDSASQLYYDANTGIYYCFDAESGRYQFHSKIEVAAVQTAEEPSYDKSTAEKKGKKLKKGSKKTSRQNDKELILDEVKLEEEETEWVERQTTKRTTKLKRKSHSPDVSPRRKKYSKHREESEKSSSKRKKQKTDSHKGDKDRSRRKRRKSKSKKAKKKKSPTRSDDSEGNSEPEEGEITESEKEEWESTPSSSSSSSSKESPESEMETHGHEVKDIWPPCVRVTVVRSPVLQVGTLFIITADSTATMGREKDMDHAIRIPEMGVSKLHAEVYFDQEQQAYMLVDQGSQNGTVINGNRILQPKTKCEPHALMHGDEVKMGDTVLSFHIHSGTDTCDGCEPGQVMAHLSKHRREETTGPSLTKEDKEALRQKELKQMKAKYGLQVSGIKTWHQPVELLLSLCPLTSRLSLHKQSSEFEEAKALKNPRYQDRAESRRQTVGSEGVFQRDDAPASVHQEISEVNKGRKMLEKMGWKKGEGLGKEGTGMRDPIQLKIRKSQSGLGAGATMSLDSVSVTKSKSQKNWEKARERFADSCQPDLLSPNQQKNKSPKAWVKGEETETPNTQAGVDTNDQS
- the aggf1 gene encoding angiogenic factor with G patch and FHA domains 1 isoform X3; translated protein: MENDDGEKDSEESEETELRLKVESLKQDLHDCRAELMKLQKLLNQSERLQRNTESYNEDLRKQVDQLSAEIHERKKKDQHRVDSETQTEEYEWTESDYYNYYYGGHSQDPEASDNKDGLNAVAAVDAVNGSEASTPIEAAPANANHDDSVAITTEEDNGGSIADMLRATAEEAMTQTGFVFDETTGLYYDHSTGFYYDSASQLYYDANTGIYYCFDAESGRYQFHSKIEVAAVQTAEEPSYDKSTAEKKGKKLKKGSKKTSRQNDKVQEVAYSLAKMKISSCWNTASERVKDIWPPCVRVTVVRSPVLQVGTLFIITADSTATMGREKDMDHAIRIPEMGVSKLHAEVYFDQEQQAYMLVDQGSQNGTVINGNRILQPKTKCEPHALMHGDEVKMGDTVLSFHIHSGTDTCDGCEPGQVMAHLSKHRREETTGPSLTKEDKEALRQKELKQMKAKYGLQSSEFEEAKALKNPRYQDRAESRRQTVGSEGVFQRDDAPASVHQEISEVNKGRKMLEKMGWKKGEGLGKEGTGMRDPIQLKIRKSQSGLGAGATMSLDSVSVTKSKSQKNWEKARERFADSCQPDLLSPNQQKNKSPKAWVKGEETETPNTQAGVDTNDQS
- the aggf1 gene encoding angiogenic factor with G patch and FHA domains 1 isoform X2, with translation MENDDGEKDSEESEETELRLKVESLKQDLHDCRAELMKLQKLLNQSERLQRNTESYNEDLRKQVDQLSAEIHERKKKDQHRVDSETQTEEYEWTESDYYNYYYGGHSQDPEASDNKDGLNAVAAVDAVNGSEASTPIEAAPANANHDDSVAITTEEDNGGSIADMLRATAEEAMTQTGFVFDETTGLYYDHSTGFYYDSASQLYYDANTGIYYCFDAESGRYQFHSKIEVAAVQTAEEPSYDKSTAEKKGKKLKKGSKKTSRQNDKELILDEVKLEEEETEWVERQTTKRTTKLKRKSHSPDVSPRRKKYSKHREESEKSSSKRKKQKTDSHKGDKDRSRRKRRKSKSKKAKKKKSPTRSDDSEGNSEPEEGEITESEKEEWESTPSSSSSSSSKESPESEMETHGHEVKDIWPPCVRVTVVRSPVLQVGTLFIITADSTATMGREKDMDHAIRIPEMGVSKLHAEVYFDQEQQAYMLVDQGSQNGTVINGNRILQPKTKCEPHALMHGDEVKMGDTVLSFHIHSGTDTCDGCEPGQVMAHLSKHRREETTGPSLTKEDKEALRQKELKQMKAKYGLQSSEFEEAKALKNPRYQDRAESRRQTVGSEGVFQRDDAPASVHQEISEVNKGRKMLEKMGWKKGEGLGKEGTGMRDPIQLKIRKSQSGLGAGATMSLDSVSVTKSKSQKNWEKARERFADSCQPDLLSPNQQKNKSPKAWVKGEETETPNTQAGVDTNDQS